In Sphingomonas crocodyli, a genomic segment contains:
- the mutM gene encoding bifunctional DNA-formamidopyrimidine glycosylase/DNA-(apurinic or apyrimidinic site) lyase: protein MPELPEVETTVRGLDPVLAGHRLTSVETRRADLRRPFPADLRQRLTGATVTKLGRRAKYGLIETDRDDVMIFHLGMSGRWRIDPEEIGKHDHLILETDAGHRLALCDPRRFGSVDLVRQEDMAGFAPFVALGPEPLGPDFNGKMLAQALDGRFAPIKALLLDQRIVAGLGNIYVCEALHMTGIDPATPGGRIARKRLDSLVEAIRVVLAAAIQAGGSTLRDYARPDGQLGYFAKEWRVYGREGEACECGTTILRRADGGRSTFYCPKCQR from the coding sequence ATGCCCGAGCTTCCCGAAGTCGAAACCACCGTGCGCGGGCTCGATCCCGTGCTTGCCGGCCACCGCCTGACGAGCGTGGAGACGCGCCGCGCCGATCTGCGCCGGCCGTTCCCCGCCGATCTGCGGCAGCGGCTGACGGGGGCAACCGTCACGAAGCTGGGGCGACGCGCCAAATATGGGCTGATCGAGACCGATCGCGACGATGTGATGATCTTTCACCTCGGCATGTCGGGGCGCTGGCGGATCGATCCCGAAGAGATCGGCAAGCATGATCACCTGATTCTCGAAACCGATGCGGGGCACCGGCTGGCCCTGTGCGATCCCAGGCGCTTCGGGTCGGTCGATCTGGTGCGGCAGGAGGATATGGCGGGATTCGCGCCGTTCGTGGCGCTGGGGCCGGAGCCGCTTGGCCCCGATTTCAACGGCAAGATGCTCGCTCAGGCGCTCGACGGGCGGTTTGCGCCGATCAAGGCGTTGCTGCTCGATCAGCGGATCGTGGCGGGGCTGGGCAATATCTATGTGTGCGAGGCGCTGCACATGACGGGAATCGATCCCGCCACGCCCGGCGGCCGGATCGCGCGCAAAAGGCTGGATTCGCTGGTGGAGGCGATTCGCGTCGTGCTGGCCGCGGCGATCCAGGCCGGGGGATCGACCCTGCGCGATTATGCGCGGCCCGACGGGCAGCTCGGCTATTTTGCCAAGGAATGGCGAGTCTATGGGCGCGAGGGCGAGGCGTGCGAATGCGGGACGACGATCCTGCGGCGCGCGGATGGCGGAAGATCGACCTTCTACTGTCCAAAATGCCAGCGCTGA
- the rpsT gene encoding 30S ribosomal protein S20: MANTPQAKKRIRRNDRRAEINGARVSRIRTFVKKVEAAISSGDKSAATAALAAAQPELYRGVSKGVLHKNTVSRKFSRLTKAIAALG; the protein is encoded by the coding sequence ATGGCGAACACGCCGCAGGCAAAGAAGCGCATCCGTCGCAACGACCGTCGCGCCGAAATCAACGGTGCGCGCGTCAGCCGCATCCGTACCTTCGTGAAGAAGGTCGAAGCGGCGATCTCGTCGGGCGACAAGAGCGCGGCGACCGCGGCTCTCGCTGCTGCGCAGCCTGAGCTGTATCGCGGCGTTTCGAAGGGTGTGCTCCACAAGAACACCGTGTCGCGCAAGTTTTCGCGTCTGACGAAGGCGATCGCCGCTCTCGGCTGA
- the dnaA gene encoding chromosomal replication initiator protein DnaA: MASAWASVRAHLRRAVGARTFDGWLKQLALGECDPVAGSVRLVAPSDFMANWVNTHFIDHLRQAWRATLPQIADVAIVAGAAATIVEEAPFAADPIVEAPVEAAPAVVEAVAGRSSQFEPRYSFDSFVVGKANEVAYNAAKTLAEGGPLAFNPLFLHGGTGLGKTHLMHAIGQEYLARHANARVLYMSAEKFMFEFVSAMRAKDTFSFKQRLRSADVLMIDDVQFIAGKESTQEEFFHTMNELISAGRRLVISADRSPQNLEGIESRILSRLSWGLVADVNPADFELRLNILTRKLEAMPNANVPHDVVMFLAKRISANVRELEGALNRVVAYANLSGKAVDVDFTQEVLADILRANQRRVTIDEIQRRVCDHYRIRQAEMSSARRAREVARPRQVAMYLAKQLTPRSLPEIGRRFGGRDHTTVIHAVRQIEKLRQTDAELDADVRLLIRQLEG; the protein is encoded by the coding sequence ATGGCGAGCGCCTGGGCCTCGGTTCGCGCCCATCTGCGGCGCGCGGTCGGCGCACGCACCTTCGACGGCTGGCTCAAGCAGCTTGCGCTCGGCGAATGCGATCCGGTGGCGGGCAGCGTCCGTCTGGTGGCGCCGAGCGACTTCATGGCCAATTGGGTCAACACCCACTTCATCGATCATCTGCGCCAGGCATGGCGCGCGACCCTGCCGCAGATCGCCGACGTCGCGATCGTGGCGGGTGCCGCGGCGACGATCGTGGAGGAAGCGCCCTTCGCCGCCGATCCGATCGTGGAAGCGCCTGTCGAGGCGGCCCCGGCCGTCGTCGAGGCCGTTGCGGGCCGCAGTTCGCAGTTCGAACCGCGCTACAGCTTCGACAGCTTCGTGGTCGGCAAGGCCAACGAGGTCGCCTATAATGCCGCCAAGACGCTGGCGGAGGGCGGCCCGCTTGCCTTCAACCCGCTGTTCCTCCACGGCGGCACGGGCCTGGGCAAGACGCATCTGATGCACGCGATCGGGCAGGAATATCTCGCCCGCCACGCCAATGCGCGCGTGCTCTACATGTCGGCCGAAAAGTTCATGTTCGAGTTCGTCTCGGCCATGCGCGCGAAGGATACGTTCAGCTTCAAGCAGCGTCTGCGATCGGCCGACGTGCTGATGATTGACGATGTTCAGTTCATCGCCGGCAAGGAATCGACCCAGGAAGAATTCTTCCACACGATGAACGAGCTGATCTCGGCAGGCCGCCGCCTGGTGATCAGCGCGGATCGTTCGCCGCAGAACCTGGAAGGGATCGAAAGCCGCATCCTTTCGCGCCTGAGCTGGGGTCTGGTCGCCGACGTCAATCCGGCCGATTTCGAGCTGCGCCTGAACATCCTGACCCGCAAGCTGGAGGCGATGCCGAACGCGAACGTCCCGCATGACGTGGTGATGTTCCTGGCCAAGCGGATCAGCGCGAACGTCCGTGAACTCGAAGGCGCGCTCAACCGCGTGGTCGCCTACGCCAATCTGTCGGGCAAGGCGGTCGACGTCGATTTCACGCAGGAAGTGCTGGCCGACATCCTGCGCGCCAACCAGCGCCGCGTCACCATCGACGAGATTCAGCGCCGCGTGTGCGATCATTATCGCATCCGTCAGGCCGAAATGTCGTCGGCCCGCCGTGCGCGTGAAGTGGCGCGTCCGCGTCAGGTCGCCATGTACCTCGCCAAGCAGCTGACCCCGCGGTCGCTGCCCGAGATCGGCCGTCGCTTCGGCGGGCGCGATCACACCACCGTGATCCACGCCGTCCGCCAGATCGAAAAGCTGCGTCAGACCGACGCGGAACTCGACGCCGACGTCCGCCTGCTGATCCGCCAGCTCGAAGGCTGA
- the tig gene encoding trigger factor has protein sequence MQTVETLNEGLKRAYKVTIPANDVAKRVEAEIKSIAPQIKMPGFRPGKVPTNLVKKMHGPAIEQDVLQKAVQDGIQTLLVEQKLRPAIQPSVELEEGYESGKDVALKVELEVLPDVPAPSIDALTLERLTVDAADAEIDSALARIAGQQKQYADSLDGHPAVEGDLVVMDFAGKVDGVAFDGGTGEGMSVELGSGRLIPGFEEQLEGVKKGEERTLNVTFPADYPEKKLAGQAATFDVKVTDIRIPKEAVADEDFAKSLGLDGLETLRNLVKGQVEQELNGLTRTHMKRKLLDQLAESHSFDVPPSMVEAEFGQIWAQLEHEAGHEADPEAARAEMEKDRDDYRAIAERRVRLGLLLSEIGQQNNVQISEQEMQRLIMQAAQQYGPKDRDRFIQYIQQDPMAAAQLRAPLYEDKVVDFLFEKATVTDRAVSREELEAAIEADDDSIGKGHVHGPDCGHDHDHDHGHVHGPDCDHDHDVKPAAKKAAPKKAAAKKAEAPAEKVEAEAEAAPAPKKKAPAKKAAAAPAEEKAEAAPAKKAPAKKAPAKKAAAKDA, from the coding sequence ATGCAGACTGTCGAAACGCTCAACGAGGGCCTGAAGCGCGCCTACAAGGTCACGATCCCCGCCAATGACGTTGCCAAGCGCGTCGAGGCCGAGATCAAGTCGATCGCGCCGCAGATCAAGATGCCCGGTTTCCGCCCCGGCAAGGTTCCGACGAACCTGGTCAAGAAGATGCACGGCCCGGCGATCGAGCAGGACGTGCTGCAGAAGGCGGTTCAGGACGGCATCCAGACCCTCCTCGTCGAGCAGAAGCTGCGCCCCGCCATCCAGCCGTCGGTCGAGCTGGAAGAAGGCTATGAGAGCGGCAAGGACGTCGCGCTGAAGGTCGAACTCGAAGTGCTGCCCGACGTGCCGGCGCCGTCGATCGACGCGCTGACGCTGGAGCGTCTGACCGTCGATGCGGCCGATGCCGAAATCGACTCCGCGCTCGCCCGCATCGCCGGCCAGCAGAAGCAGTACGCGGATTCGCTCGATGGCCATCCGGCCGTCGAGGGCGATCTGGTCGTGATGGACTTCGCCGGCAAGGTCGACGGCGTCGCCTTCGACGGCGGCACCGGTGAGGGCATGTCGGTCGAGCTGGGCTCGGGCCGCCTGATCCCCGGCTTCGAAGAGCAGCTGGAAGGCGTCAAGAAGGGCGAGGAGCGCACGCTCAACGTCACCTTCCCGGCCGACTATCCGGAGAAGAAGCTCGCCGGCCAGGCCGCGACCTTCGACGTCAAGGTCACCGACATCCGCATCCCCAAGGAAGCGGTTGCCGATGAGGACTTCGCCAAGTCGCTGGGCCTCGACGGCCTCGAGACGCTGCGCAACCTCGTCAAGGGCCAGGTCGAGCAGGAACTGAACGGCCTCACCCGCACCCACATGAAGCGCAAGCTGCTCGATCAGCTCGCCGAATCGCACAGCTTCGATGTGCCGCCGTCGATGGTCGAGGCCGAGTTCGGCCAGATCTGGGCGCAGCTCGAGCATGAAGCCGGCCACGAAGCCGATCCGGAAGCCGCGCGCGCCGAAATGGAGAAGGATCGCGACGATTATCGCGCGATCGCCGAGCGCCGCGTCCGCCTGGGCCTGCTGCTGTCGGAAATCGGCCAGCAGAACAATGTCCAGATCAGCGAGCAGGAAATGCAGCGCCTGATCATGCAGGCCGCGCAGCAGTACGGCCCGAAGGATCGCGATCGCTTCATCCAGTACATCCAGCAGGATCCGATGGCCGCCGCGCAGCTTCGCGCGCCGCTCTATGAGGACAAGGTCGTCGACTTCCTGTTCGAAAAGGCGACCGTCACCGACCGCGCCGTTTCGCGCGAGGAACTGGAAGCCGCGATCGAGGCGGACGATGACAGCATCGGCAAGGGCCATGTGCATGGTCCGGATTGCGGCCACGACCATGATCACGATCATGGCCATGTCCACGGCCCCGATTGCGATCACGATCACGACGTGAAGCCGGCCGCAAAGAAGGCCGCGCCGAAGAAGGCCGCCGCCAAGAAGGCCGAAGCCCCGGCCGAGAAGGTCGAGGCGGAAGCCGAGGCTGCTCCGGCGCCGAAGAAGAAGGCCCCGGCCAAGAAGGCTGCGGCTGCTCCGGCCGAGGAAAAGGCCGAGGCTGCGCCTGCCAAGAAGGCTCCGGCCAAGAAGGCCCCCGCGAAGAAGGCTGCCGCCAAGGACGCCTGA
- the clpP gene encoding ATP-dependent Clp endopeptidase proteolytic subunit ClpP, whose protein sequence is MQNPFETGQFENPETGALVPVVIEQSNRGERSFDIYSRLLRERIIFVTGQVEDHMASLITAQLLFLESENPKKDIFMYINSPGGVVTAGLAIHDTMQYIRPRVGTVCIGQAASMGSFLLSAGEKGMRVALTNSRIMIHQPSGGAQGMAADIEIQAREILRMRHRLNSLYAKYTGKDIAEIEAAMDRDKFLEADEAKAFGLIDEVFDKRPTPADEAIAA, encoded by the coding sequence ATGCAGAATCCTTTCGAGACCGGCCAGTTTGAAAACCCCGAGACGGGCGCGCTGGTCCCCGTGGTCATCGAGCAGTCGAACCGCGGCGAGCGCAGCTTCGACATCTATTCGCGTCTCCTGCGCGAACGCATCATCTTCGTGACCGGCCAGGTCGAAGACCATATGGCCTCGCTGATCACCGCCCAGCTGCTCTTCCTCGAGTCCGAGAACCCGAAGAAGGACATCTTCATGTACATCAACTCGCCGGGCGGCGTGGTGACCGCGGGCCTCGCGATCCACGATACCATGCAGTACATCCGTCCGCGCGTCGGCACGGTCTGCATCGGGCAGGCGGCGTCGATGGGCAGCTTCCTGCTTTCGGCCGGTGAAAAGGGCATGCGCGTCGCGCTGACCAACAGCCGCATCATGATCCACCAGCCCTCGGGCGGTGCGCAGGGTATGGCGGCCGACATCGAAATCCAGGCGCGCGAAATCCTGCGCATGCGCCACCGCCTGAACTCGCTCTATGCCAAGTATACGGGCAAGGACATTGCGGAGATCGAAGCCGCGATGGATCGCGACAAGTTCCTCGAGGCCGACGAAGCCAAGGCTTTCGGCCTGATCGACGAAGTGTTCGACAAGCGCCCGACCCCGGCCGACGAGGCGATCGCGGCCTGA